A window of the Nyctibius grandis isolate bNycGra1 chromosome 9, bNycGra1.pri, whole genome shotgun sequence genome harbors these coding sequences:
- the ZRANB3 gene encoding DNA annealing helicase and endonuclease ZRANB3 isoform X3, with translation MEKWIPELSPDDISIIQNKTDTGRISTSKVTILGYGLLTSDAQTLVDTLYRQNFKVVVIDESHYMKSRNATRSKILLPIVQKAVRAILLTGTPALGRPEELFMQIEALFPRRFGTWSQYAKKYCNARVRFFGKRTQWDCRGASNLEELHQLLSEIMIRRLKNDVLTQLPPKVRQRIPFDLPQAAAKNLNTTFAEWEKLMRNLNSDATESHFSQVMNLITRMYKETAIAKAGAVKDYIKMLLENDKLKFLVFAHHLSMLQACTEAVIENKVRYIRIDGSVPSAERIHLVNQFQKDPDTRVAILSIQAAGQGLTFTAATHVVFAELYWDPGHIKQAEDRAHRIGQCSSVNIHFLIAKGTMDTLMWAMLNRKAKVTGSTLNGRKEKMQAEEGDKEKWDFLSFAETWTPNESLEDPQNELLFTHFEKERQHDIRSFFSRKSSTEKKRKISFGNESLHNDSESSEVTKEEDAEKSNENLDSTRINDADTICYESTCEREAKRARSISESTPVSSSKKKKKSLTGKKPSLFSEKNSEVLPYDLNTASKSTALNKVWHCSVCTYSNNELLPYCEMCNCPQSSNVGRNCEAPVSQTEEDVSKDSRRNEERAVCNAEDIGEDFGETVTQQSVEIGEQETVEIENEESEKKCGEGEVDKSDTFPVYDGLMFCASRNTDRIHLYTKDGEPLNHNFIPLDIQLDNWEDLPEAFQHKRNRSSILRFVKEWSHLTAMKQKIVRKSGQIFCSPIHAAEELSKKQPAVSSTKRYVTKEDVAVASLTKASSSGGSVRLVSKERGVCLKNENASVEQSGHSTKLLSENGKGPSVLHSEQREAEGSSLSKGYLQALDSQGNPLCLSCQQPTAQLDPGCQARAWDTRFCSHACQEDFSIRSSQSYLRTKVFEIEHGVCQFCNQNAQELYLSIRDAPKSQRKKLLESSWMSHLPLGQLNEIITNPTEGQFWQADHIKPVYSGGGQCSLENLQTLCTVCHRERTAKQAKERSQMKRHSLAMKYGCDITKFFVKM, from the exons GAGAATATCAACCAGCAAAGTGACGATTCTGGGGTATGGCCTGTTAACTTCTGATGCACAGACTTTAGTAGACACTTTGTACAGGCAGAACTTTAAGGTAGTTGTGATTGATGAGTCACACTATATGAAATCCAGAAATGCCACCCGCAGCAAGATTTTGTTGCCGATTGTGCAGAAAGCTGTTAGAGCTATTCTTCTTACTGGAACACCTGCTCTAGGAAGACCTGAAGAG CTTTTCATGCAGATTGAGGCACTGTTTCCAAGAAGATTTGGAACTTGGAGTCAATATGCCAAAAAATACTGCAATGCTCGTGTCAG gttttttggtAAAAGAACTCAATGGGACTGTAGAGGAGCTTCAAATTTAGAAGAACTACATCAACTTTTAAGTGAAATAATGatcagaagactgaaaaatgatGTTCTAACTCAGTTGCCTCCCAAAGTTAGGCAACGTATTCCATTTGACCTCCCACAAGCCGCAGCTAAG AATTTGAATACCACTTTTGCAGAGTGGGAGAAATTAATGAGAAATCTGAATTCAGATGCCACTGAAAGCCACTTTTCTCAAGTCATGAATCTAATCACACGCATGTATAAAGAAACAGCCATTGCCAAA GCAGGAGCAGTAAAGGACTATATCAAAATGTTGCTTGAAAATGACAAACTGAAGTTTCTAGTTTTTGCTCATCACTTAAGCATGCTTCAAGCCTGTACAGAGGCAGTTATAGAAAATAAG GTTCGCTATATACGAATAGATGGAAGCGTTCCTTCCGCAGAAAGAATACATCTTGTTAATCAGTTTCAGAAGGATCCTGATACCCGGGTTGCTATTTTGAGTATTCAGGCAGCTGGTCAG GGTTTAACTTTCACTGCTGCTACTCACGTTGTGTTTGCTGAATTATATTGGGATCCAGGCCATATTAAGCAAGCAGAAGACAGAGCACACCGAATTGGGCAGTGCAGTTCTGTGAATATTCACTTCCTTATTGCAAAAGGAACAATGGATACTCTTATGTGGGCAATGCTGAATCGCAAG GCCAAAGTTACAGGCAGCACTTTGAAtggcaggaaagagaaaatgcaggCTGAAGAAGGTGATAAGGAGAAATGGGATTTTTTGAGTTTTGCTGAGACCTGGACCCCAAATGAAAGCCTAGAAGATCCCCAAAATGAACTTTTATTTACACAT tttgaaaaggaaagacagcATGACATACGTTCTTTCTTTTCCCGAAAATCCTCCACTGAGAAGAAACGCAAAATATCTTTTGGTAATGAGTCATTACATAATGATTCAGAATCTTCTGAAGTCACAAAAgaagaggatgcagagaagagCAATGAAAACTTGGATTCCACAAGAATAAATGATGCGGATACAATTTGTTATGAAAGTACCTGTGAACGTGAAGCTAAAAGAGCAAGAAGCATAAGTGAATCTACTCCAGTCAGCTccagtaagaaaaagaaaaaatctttgactggaaaaaagccctctttgttttcagaaaaaaacagtgaagtcCTTCCTTATGACTTAAATACTGCAAGCAAAAGTACAGCTTTAAATAAAGTTTGGCACTGTAGTGTTTGCACTTATAGTAATAATGAATTGCTCCCTTACTGTGAAATGTGCAATTGCCCTCAAAGCAGTAATG TTGGGAGAAATTGTGAAGCTCCTGTTAGCCAGACTGAGGAAGATGTGTCAAAAGACTccagaagaaatgaagagagaGCAGTATGCAATGCTGAAGATATAGGAGAAGATTTTGGGGAAACAGTGACCCAGCAATCTGTTGAAATCGGTGAACAGGAAACTGTTGaaattgaaaatgaagaaagtgaaaaaaagtgtGGAGAAG gAGAGGTAGATAAATCAGACACATTTCCAGTATATGATGGGCTTATGTTTTGTGCAAGCAGGAATACTGATAGAATTCACCTCTATACAAAG GACGGTGAACCACTGAATCATAATTTCATTCCGTTGGACATACAGCTGGATAACTGGGAGGATCTACCAGAGGCTTTCCAGCATAAACGAAATCGTTCATCA ATACTGAGGTTTGTGAAAGAATGGAGTCATCTAACAGCAATGAAGCAGAAGATTGTCAGAAAAAGTGGTCAGATATTTTGTAGTCCTATTCATGCTGCAGAGGAGTTGTCTAAAAAGCAGCCAGCAGTCAGCAGCACAAAAAg gTACGTGACCAAGGAGGATGTAGCAGTAGCCTCACTTACCAAAGCCAGCAGCAGCGGGGGCAGCGTGCGCCTTGTCTCCAAAGAAAGGGGGGTTTGTCTGAAGAACGAAAATGCTTCTGTTGAACAGTCGGGTCATTCCACAAA GTTGCTTTCAGAAAACGGAAAAGGCCCATCAGTTCTTCATTCAGAGCAGAGGGAAGCTGAAGGCTCCTCCCTATCCAAAGGCTATCTGCAAGCCTTGGACAGCCAAGGGAACCCACTCTGTCTCAGCTGTCAGCAGCCAACAGCTCAGCTGGACCCAGGCTGCCAGGCCCGTGCTTGGGACACGCGATTCTGCTCTCATGCTTGCCAGGAGGACTTCTCAATTCGCTCTAGTCAGAGCTACCTTAGGACTAAAGTGTTTGAAATCGAACACGGTGTTTGCCAGTTTTGTAATCAAAATGCCCAGGAGCTTTATCTCAGCATCAGAGATGCGCCCAAGAGTCAGCGTAAGAAACTTCTGGAGAGTTCTTGGATGTCTCACCTTCCACTTGGACAG ttaaatgaaattataacaAACCCGACAGAAGGCCAGTTCTGGCAGGCAGACCATATCAAGCCCGTTTACAGTGGAGGAGGACAGTGCTCCCTGGAAAACCTTCAAACTCTGTGTACGGTCTGCCACAGAGAG agaACTGCAAAACAGGccaaggaaagaagccagatgAAGAGACATTCTTTAGCTATGAAGTACGGCTGTGATATCACAAAATTCTTTGTGAAGatgtaa